A stretch of Fusarium poae strain DAOMC 252244 chromosome 2, whole genome shotgun sequence DNA encodes these proteins:
- the ARP6 gene encoding Actin- protein 6 (BUSCO:24426at5125), translating to MAGGRKPKPAPPKGPSSTLVLDNGASTIKAGIVRDGKFDDPRIIPNVIARDRARKVYVASEIEKCRDFGEIQFRRPMEKGFIVNWEAQKEIWDREIFENKAFGIDPAESRLILAEPPNGLPILQNNCDQIVFEEYGFESYYRGIGPTFNAYHDIQNIFRTPQDDPTASNTPAEAVMVIDSGYSHTTITPLLRGQPLHSAVKRLDVGGKVLTNYLTRLISLRHFDMRNDTYIVNEMKELSCYISPDFKADLEKSWKGARGDRRPDYLSGGGIAKDYILPDFHTHFKGRLCDYEPARHSKAKKIANQSEEDVLTLRNERFTVPEILFNPSDIGIRQPGLAELVQESLNELPIGLWPSLLANIVVVGGNSLFDGFIQRVQKEVVQRVPDDCIVRVARPADPITQTWYGGANLASHPHIERLAVTKKDYEEHGAAWVARKFVTGLGT from the exons ATGGCCGGAGGACGCAAACCCAAACCCGCGCCTCCCAAAGGCCCATCCTCCACACTCGTCCTCGACAACGGCGCCTCAACTATCAAAGCTGGTATCGTACGCGACGGCAAATTCGACGACCCTCGCATCATCCCAAACGTCATCGCCCGCGACCGCGCCCGCAAAGTCTACGTCGCTTCCGAGATTGAGAAATGTCGCGATTTCGGAGAGATACAGTTCCGGAGGCCCATGGAGAAGGGGTTTATCGTTAATTGGGAAGCGCAAAAAGAGATTTGGGATCGTGAGATTTTTGAGAACAAGGCTTTTGGGATTGATCCTGCTGAGTCGAGATTGATACTCGCTGAACCGCCAAATGGATTGCCCATTCTCCAAAATAATTGCGATCAGATTGTTTTTGAAGAGTACGGGTTTGAGAGTTATTATCGCGGCATAG GACCAACATTCAATGCCTACCACGATATCCAAAACATATTCCGAACACCCCAAGACGACCCGACCGCCAGTAATACCCCCGCCGAAGCCGTCATGGTGATCGATTCCGGATACTCGCACACGACCATCACACCACTCCTCCGCGGCCAACCTCTACACTCAGCCGTCAAACGATTAGACGTCGGCGGCAAGGTCCTCACCAATTACCTAACGCGATTAATCTCCCTTCGCCATTTCGATATGCGTAACGACACATACATCGTCAACGAGATGAAGGAGCTTTCTTGCTACATCTCACCCGACTTCAAGGCCGATCTAGAAAAGTCATGGAAGGGAGCGAGGGGAGATCGACGACCGGATTATTTATCTGGAGGTGGTATTGCCAAAGATTACATCCTACCCGACTTTCATACCCATTTCAAGGGGAGGTTATGCGACTACGAACCCGCGCGACATTCAAAAGCGAAGAAAATAGCCAACCAATCCGAAGAAGACGTTTTGACACTACGAAATGAGAGGTTCACGGTTCCTGAAATACTCTTCAATCCATCAGATATCGGGATTAGGCAACCCGGTCTGGCTGAATTGGTTCAGGAATCCCTCAATGAACTCCCCATCGGTCTTTGGCCTAGTCTTTTGGCCAACATTGTCGTCGTGGGTGGAAACTCACTCTTTGATGGGTTCATCCAGCGAGTGCAAAAAGAAGTCGTGCAGCGCGTTCCGGACGATTGTATAGTGAGAGTGGCCAGACCTGCAGACCCGATTACACAGACGTGGTACGGCGGTGCCAATCTAGCCAGCCATCCGCACATTGAGAGGTTGGCGGTTACAAAGAAGGACTATGAGGAACACGGTGCTGCGTGGGTTGCTCGGAAGTTTGTCACTGGGTTGGGAACGTGA
- a CDS encoding hypothetical protein (TransMembrane:12 (i34-50o83-103i110-129o135-159i171-193o205-224i303-325o337-359i366-391o418-440i452-475o487-505i)~BUSCO:16393at5125) — translation MGVADSHADERHGSVALQTAENVEQIEAPITWKAYLLCAFASFGGIFFGYDSGYINGVNGSKYFIEQVEGRGATALSESHQSLIVSILSCGTFFGALIAGDLADRIGRKWTVIMGCIIYSIGVVIQMITGHGDPLACIVVGRLVAGLGVGFESAIVILYMSEICPKSVRGALVAGYQFCITIGLLLAACIVYGTENMDSMASYQIPIGIQFPWAVILAVGLFFLPDSPRYFVKRGQIEKAVDALARVRGQPKDSKYVQTEIAEIVANEEYERQIIPSTTWFGSWANCFKGSLWDGKSNLRRTILGTSMQMMQQWTGVNFIFYYSTPFLKSTGAIDNVFLISLVFTLVNVCSTPLSFWTVERFGRRSILLIGALGMLICQFLVAIIGVTVGFNHTHASPTDADPDRVIANNISAVNAQIAFIAIFIFWFASTWGPGAWIVIGEIFPIPIRSRGVGLSTASNWLWNTIIAVITPYMVGENRGNLKSSVFFIWGGLCTCAFVYTYFLVPETKGLSLEQVDKMMEETTPRTSAKWRPHQTFAQTMGAGDVKIVPKTEHDDHV, via the exons ATGGGCGTTGCAGACTCCCACGCCGACGAGCGACACGGCTCTGTCGCTCTTCAAACTGCCGAGAATGTCGAGCAGATCGAGGCTCCCATCACCTGGAAGGCTTACCTCCTGTGCGCCTTTGCCTCTTTCGGTGGTATCTTCTTCGGTTATGATTCCGGTTACATCAATGGTGTCAACGGCTCCAAGTACTTTATTGAGCAGGTTGAGGGACGTGGTGCTACTGCGCTCTCCGAGAGCCACCAGTCTCTCATTGTCTCTATTCTCTCTTGCGGTACCTTCTTTGGTGCTCTGATCGCTGGTGATCTTGCCGACCGCATTGGTCGCAAGTGGACTGTCATTATGGGCTGCATTATCTACTCTATCGGTGTCGTTATCCAGATGATTACTGGTCACGGTGATCCTCTTGCCTGCATCGTCGTCGGTCGTCTCGTTGCTGGTCTCGGTGTCGGTTTCGAGTCCGCCATCGTCATTCTCTACATGTCTGAGATT TGCCCCAAGAGTGTTCGTGGTGCTCTCGTCGCCGGTTACCAATTCTGTATCACCATCGGTCTTCTCCTCGCCGCCTGCATCGTCTACGGAACCGAGAACATGGACTCCATGGCTTCTTACCAAATCCCCATCGGCATCCAGTTCCCTTGGGCTGTCATCCTCGCTGTCggtctcttcttccttcccgACTCTCCCCGATACTTTGTCAAGCGCGGTCAAATCGAAAAGGCTGTCGACGCTCTTGCCCGTGTCCGTGGTCAGCCCAAGGACTCCAAGTACGTCCAGACTGAGATTGCCGAGATTGTCGCCAACGAGGAGTACGAGCGCCAAATCATTCCCTCCACCACTTGGTTCGGCTCTTGGGCCAACTGCTTCAAGGGCAGCCTCTGGGATGGCAAGTCTAACCTCCGTCGAACTATCCTCGGTACTTCTATGCAGATGATGCAGCAGTGGACTGGTGTCAACTTCATCTTCTACTACTCTACCCCCTTCCTCAAGTCCACCGGTGCTATTGACAACGTCTTCCTCATCTCTCTCGTCTTCACCCTCGTCAACGTTTGCTCCACCCCACTGTCTTTCTGGACTGTTGAGCGATTCGGTCGTCGATCTATCCTCCTCATCGGCGCTCTTGGTATGCTTATCTGCCAGTTCCTCGTCGCCATCATTGGTGTCACCGTTGGTTTCAACCACACCCACGCTTCTCCCACCGATGCCGATCCCGACCGCGTGATCGCCAACAACATTAGCGCTGTCAACGCCCAGATTGCTttcatcgccatcttcatcttctggtTCGCTTCCACCTGGGGCCCTGGTGCCTGGATCGTCATCGGCGAGATCTTCCCTATCCCTATCCGATCTCGTGGTGTCGGTCTCTCCACCGCTTCCAACTGGCTCTGGAACACCATCATTGCCGTCATCACCCCCTACATGGTCGGTGAGAACCGAGGCAACCTCAAGTCCTcagtcttcttcatctggggTGGTCTCTGCACCTGCGCCTTCGTCTACACTTACTTCCTCGTTCCCGAGACCAAGGGTCTGTCTCTGGAGCAGGTTGATAAGATGATGGAGGAGACCACTCCCCGAACCTCTGCCAAGTGGCGACCTCACCAGACCTTTGCCCAGACCATGGGTGCTGGCGACGTTAAGATCGTCCCCAAGACCGAGCACGACGACCACGTCTAG
- a CDS encoding hypothetical protein (SECRETED:SignalP(1-17)), translating into MQFKTLLIASLTGLAAAVPTSTSDAKKTESSPVPKTFGLMALRSGSPIHFASFSATESGFELLLPKGKQGAKCANGKKEDTATFRLSKNDELVLYNTGKKQQIAYTDRSGMGQGVLQYTDSGSYGRNSETKGWKVDKSGDLFFGSNNAAFMACPGQKESDPWSVWVATGTSHPGYNEKECLGFNARVVEIKKPVSCVYSQYSN; encoded by the exons ATGCAGTTCAAGACTCTCCTCATTGCCTCTCTTACCGGTCTCGCTGCCGCTGTCCCAACCAGCACCAGCGATGCCAAGAAGACCGAGAGCTCTCCCGTCCCCAAGACCTTTGGTCTGATGGCTCTCCGCTCCGGCAGCCCCATTCACTTTGCCAGCTTTAGCGCTACTGAGAGCGGCTTTGAACTCTTGCTCCCCAAGGGCAAGCAGGGCGCCAAGTGTGCCAATGGCAAGAAGGAGGACACAGCTACTTTCCGCCTGAGCAAGAATGATGAGCTAGTCTTGTACAACACTGGCAAGAAGCAGCAAATTGCCTACACTGACCGATCAGGAATGG GCCAAGGTGTTCTTCAGTACACTGATTCCGGCTCTTACGGTCGCAACTCAGAGACAAAGGGCTGGAAGGTTGACAAGTCTGGAGACCTCTTCTTTGGTAGCAACAATGCTGCTTTCATGGCCTGCCCCGGTCAGAAGGAGAGCGACCCTTGGAGTGTTTGGGTTGCTACTGGTACCTCGCACCCTGGTTACAACGAGAAGGAGTGCCTTGGTTTCAACGCCCGCGTCGTTGAGATTAAGAAGCCCGTTAGCTGCGTCTACTCTCAGTACAGCAACTAG
- a CDS encoding hypothetical protein (SECRETED:SignalP(1-22)~TransMembrane:7 (n6-17c22/23o161-183i240-260o280-298i319-341o356-378i385-408o414-432i)), which translates to MKFASLSSLLTILSLCAPSAQAEDRSPEGVCYDSCASSLKAVQFDDMLRNQTNFMTKTCYSPKAILSLYLCLDVYCMVEAREAGLGPLNETCVKQAHIVLPPFSIISNYTAEDKERVHRLERNEVESSITFGEVVIPSKTWFGIWWDTMDSVAYTYTHHDLYGRAMIIFWIVVIAIGVLNHLMQQIANSQIVRDHSNKSGGRLWSLYTSAVNRIAVPATFGDRCSQKVGWGTVPPRIQSLTLFAFLILNIVLSIHGYRIVPINMYFPSTAKQIFRYFSDRTGIISFANFPLIWLFGMRNNLLMWLTGWDFGTYNNFHRWVARIATAQAILHSIGYSILVYLEGGWEHYIFWWSYMFWWVGELATIVMSLLIGASFYWIRRQQYELFLVVHIIMSIFLLVTMLAHVSIFQGEYDVFFWVPCFIWVADRVIRALRIAAFNPKLWDTWATSIYHPTSNIVRLVIPWSNSLYKPAPGTFYYIHVLNGPRCWESHPFTVAAVTDEGQRGAKVLGEQVPLLEGASEQTSDENISQEMFSDSRTMTFLIRPYDGFTSRLRDTASAEWPKNALQRVLVDGPYGHTQPLHLFDNVIFVVGGVAVTGYA; encoded by the exons ATGAAGTTTGCATCTCTGAGCTCTTTGCTCACGATACTCTCATTATGCGCTCCATCCGCCCAAGCCGAAGACAGATCCCCCGAGGGAGTATGTTACGACTCATGCGCATCGTCTCTAAAGGCGGTGCAGTTCGATGATATGCTGCGCAACCAAACGAATTTCATGACAAAAACATGTTATAGCCCGAAAGCTATTCTTTCGCTGTATTTATGTCTTGATGTTTATTGTATGGTTGAGGCTAGAGAGGCGGGCTTGGGTCCGCTGAATGAGACGTGTGTTAAGCAAGCGCATATTGTTCTACCGCCTTTTAGTATCATATCGAATTATACTGCCGAGGACAAAGAGAGGGTACATCGACTGGAACGAAATGAGGTGGAAAGTTCCATTACTTTTGGAGAGGTTGTCATTCCTTCCAAGACTTGGTTTGGGATCTGGTGGGACACAATG GACTCTGTTGCATATACATATACACACCATGATCTATACGG TCGTGCTATGATCATATTTTGGATTGTAGTCATTGCCATTGGGGTTCTGAACCATCTCATGCAACAAATCGCCAACTCACAAATAGTTCGTGACCATTCAAACAAATCAGGAGGACGACTATGGAGTCTATATACTTCCGCAGTGAACCGAATTGCCGTCCCGGCCACGTTTGGAGACCGATGTTCTCAGAAAGTTGGATGGGGAACAGTTCCTCCAAGGATACAGTCCCTAACGCTATTTGCGTTTCTTATCCTTAACATTGTCTTGAGTATTCATGGATACAGGATTGTACCGATCAACATGTA CTTCCCTTCCACAGCGAAACAAATCTTCCGCTATTTCTCCGATAGAACAGGCATCATTTCCTTTGCTAATTTTCCACTCATCTGGCTTTTTGGCATGAGGAATAATCTTCTCATGTGGTTAACGGGTTGGGACTTTGGAACATATAACAACTTTCATCGATGGGTTGCTCGTATCGCTACGGCCCAAGCGATTCTTCACTCCATCGGCTATTCCATCTTGGTTTACCTTG AGGGTGGCTGGGAGCATTATATATTCTGGTGGTCCTACATGTTTTGGTGGGTTGGTGAACTT GCAACCATTGTCATGTCGCTACTCATCGGGGCATCTTTTTACTGGATACGCCGCCAACAGTACGAACTGTTCCTCGTCGTCCATATCATCATGTCaatcttccttcttgtcacAATGCTCGC CCACGTCTCGATCTTTCAAGGCGAATACGACGTCTTTTTCTGGGTACCCTGCTTCATCTGGGTGGCCGACCGTGTCATACGTGCTCTCCGCATCGCAGCTTTCAACCCCAAGCTATGGGACACCTGGGCCACATCCATTTACCACCCTACTTCTAATATTGTTCGACTAGTCATTCCCTGGTCGAATAGTCTCTACAAACCAGCCCCAGGAACATTTTATTATATCCATGTTTTGAATGGTCCGCGCTGCTGGGAGAGTCATCCTTTTACCGTTGCAGCTGTGACGGATGAAGGACAGAGAGGCGCAAAGGTTCTTGGGGAGCAGGTTCCTCTTCTTGAGGGTGCTTCTGAACAAACGTCAGATGAAAATATTTCACAAGAGATGTTTTCTGATTCAAGGACCATGACTTTCTTGATTCGACCTTATGATGGGTTTACATCAAGACTTAGAGATACAGCTTCGGCAGAGTGGCCAAAGAATGCCCTCCAGCGGGTTCTCGTTGACGGACCGTACGGGCATACTCAACCTCTTCATCTATTCGACAATGTCATCTTTGTAGTTGGAG GAGTGGCCGTCACAGGTTACGCTTAG